Proteins from a genomic interval of Bradyrhizobium sp. CCBAU 53340:
- a CDS encoding zinc-binding alcohol dehydrogenase family protein yields MKAVGYKKSLPIEDQDALFDFDTAKPEPKGRDIRVAVKAISANPVDYKVRKRAAPPEGETKILGYDAAGVVDAVGPDVTLFKPGDEVFYAGSILRQGTNAEFHLVDERIVGNKPKSLSFAQAAALPLTSITAWELLFDRLGAVPGKSVDPRTLLITGGAGGVGSILIQLARRLTGLTVLATATRPESQKWCLDLGAHAVIDHGKPMKEQIESLRLPPVALVASLTFTDQHYKSIAELMAPQGRFGLIDDPPEFTMSTFKGKAISVHWESMFTRSSFQTPDMIAQHHLLNDVADLIDKGVLRTTLDQTFGTINAANLKRAHALLESGKSRGKIVLEGW; encoded by the coding sequence AAGTCGCTTCCGATCGAGGATCAGGACGCGCTGTTCGATTTCGACACCGCCAAGCCAGAGCCGAAAGGACGCGACATCCGCGTTGCCGTGAAGGCGATCTCGGCCAATCCGGTCGACTATAAGGTGCGCAAGCGCGCCGCGCCGCCCGAGGGCGAGACCAAGATTTTGGGCTATGACGCCGCCGGCGTGGTCGATGCCGTCGGCCCCGACGTCACGCTGTTCAAGCCGGGCGACGAGGTGTTCTACGCGGGCTCGATCCTGCGCCAGGGCACCAATGCCGAATTCCATCTGGTCGACGAACGCATCGTCGGCAACAAGCCGAAGTCGCTCTCGTTCGCGCAGGCCGCCGCCCTTCCCCTCACCTCCATCACCGCCTGGGAATTGCTGTTCGATCGTCTCGGCGCCGTCCCGGGCAAGAGCGTCGATCCGCGTACGCTTCTCATCACCGGCGGCGCCGGTGGTGTCGGCTCGATCCTGATCCAGCTCGCGCGCCGCCTCACGGGCCTCACCGTACTCGCCACCGCCACGCGGCCTGAATCGCAGAAATGGTGCCTCGATCTCGGCGCCCACGCTGTGATCGATCACGGCAAGCCGATGAAGGAGCAGATCGAGAGCTTGAGGCTGCCGCCGGTCGCTCTGGTGGCGAGCCTCACTTTCACCGACCAGCACTACAAGAGCATCGCCGAGCTCATGGCGCCGCAGGGCCGGTTCGGCCTGATCGACGATCCCCCGGAATTCACCATGAGCACGTTCAAGGGCAAGGCGATCTCGGTGCACTGGGAATCGATGTTCACACGCTCCTCGTTCCAGACGCCAGACATGATCGCGCAGCATCATCTGCTCAATGACGTCGCCGACCTCATCGACAAGGGCGTCTTGCGCACCACGCTCGACCAGACTTTCGGCACGATCAACGCGGCCAACCTCAAGCGTGCTCACGCGCTGCTCGAGAGCGGCAAGTCGCGCGGCAAGATCGTGCTGGAGGGGTGGTAG